From a region of the Candidatus Korarchaeum sp. genome:
- a CDS encoding YkgJ family cysteine cluster protein, protein MFVISDFIRVERMPGFSCKLCAQCCKDRIVVLYDRDIERLSEAGFSDFYEEASELELYLTGAKYRMKLKENGECIFLKDDRCIAYEYRPDTCRRYPFIVGEDFILASISCPGIKWDEEGDAEPFRGPSEEISRALRRIIKI, encoded by the coding sequence GTTCGTGATATCCGACTTCATAAGAGTGGAGAGGATGCCTGGCTTCTCATGTAAGCTCTGCGCTCAGTGCTGCAAGGATAGGATAGTGGTACTCTACGATAGGGATATTGAAAGATTATCAGAAGCGGGATTCTCCGATTTCTATGAGGAAGCCAGTGAGCTCGAGCTATACTTGACTGGAGCTAAGTACAGGATGAAGCTGAAGGAGAACGGTGAATGCATTTTCCTCAAGGATGATAGGTGCATAGCATACGAATACAGGCCTGATACTTGCAGGAGGTATCCCTTCATAGTTGGGGAGGATTTCATACTAGCATCCATCTCATGCCCCGGTATAAAGTGGGATGAGGAAGGGGACGCGGAGCCCTTCAGGGGGCCATCCGAGGAGATATCCAGAGCACTGAGGAGAATAATAAAGATCTAA